A region of Candidatus Omnitrophota bacterium DNA encodes the following proteins:
- a CDS encoding L-rhamnose mutarotase, protein MKRYGMVIKVRPEKLEEYKRLHAAVWPDVLDMIKQCHIRNYSIYFKDGFLFSYFEYVGADFAADMAKMAADPTTQDWWSHCKPCQEPLETRAEGEWWANMEEVFHVD, encoded by the coding sequence ATGAAACGCTACGGCATGGTTATTAAAGTGCGTCCGGAAAAATTGGAAGAATATAAAAGATTGCACGCCGCCGTCTGGCCGGACGTTTTGGATATGATTAAGCAATGCCATATCCGCAATTATTCCATATATTTCAAAGACGGCTTTCTCTTCAGCTATTTCGAGTATGTTGGAGCCGATTTCGCCGCCGACATGGCCAAGATGGCGGCCGATCCAACGACGCAGGATTGGTGGAGCCATTGCAAGCCTTGCCAGGAACCATTGGAAACGCGGGCGGAAGGTGAATGGTGGGCCAATATGGAAGAGGTTTTTCATGTGGATTGA
- a CDS encoding OmpA family protein yields MKKWASVLFVAFLLAGCGSVPYKKPLVLSPVGPEKCEKVAINQAVIIVDSSRSMKSEEKIALARSLVESFVSAIPDGDFSTSLIVFGGDKLEVGTLKPFNRSELAAAAKDIPYLSGITPMEGAIKGAASVLQGRQGKTVVILFSDGLPTFAPGALKAMKELVKAGQGEVCIHAIQTEASRKGKEFLNKLVELSPCGEYRMGTDLYNEYTMVDFVRKIFIVSIPDSDGDDICDDADQCPDTPKGAKVDDRGCWTVPGVTFEYDKSVIRPQFFPELDDMANVLKENPGIKIYVDGHTCDIATEEYNQKLSERRADAVRSYFIEKGVEASRMTARGFGETKPIKPNTSDENRALNRRVELTIMK; encoded by the coding sequence ATGAAGAAATGGGCCTCTGTTTTATTCGTTGCGTTCTTGTTGGCGGGCTGCGGATCGGTTCCATACAAAAAGCCACTCGTGCTCAGTCCCGTCGGACCGGAGAAATGCGAGAAAGTGGCGATTAACCAAGCAGTGATTATCGTCGATTCTTCGCGTTCGATGAAAAGCGAGGAAAAAATCGCCCTCGCTAGATCGTTGGTGGAATCGTTCGTTTCGGCGATCCCGGACGGCGATTTTTCCACGAGTTTGATCGTATTCGGCGGCGATAAGTTGGAGGTAGGAACCCTGAAACCTTTCAATCGCTCCGAACTAGCCGCAGCGGCGAAAGATATCCCTTATTTGAGTGGGATTACGCCTATGGAAGGCGCTATTAAAGGCGCTGCTTCCGTTCTGCAAGGGAGGCAGGGGAAGACGGTGGTCATCCTCTTCAGCGATGGACTTCCCACGTTTGCTCCCGGTGCATTGAAAGCGATGAAGGAGTTAGTAAAGGCGGGACAGGGCGAAGTTTGCATTCACGCCATCCAAACCGAAGCTAGCCGGAAAGGGAAAGAATTTCTGAATAAACTCGTCGAATTAAGCCCATGCGGAGAATATCGCATGGGGACGGATCTCTATAACGAGTATACTATGGTGGATTTCGTTCGTAAGATATTCATCGTATCGATTCCCGACAGCGACGGAGACGACATATGCGACGACGCGGATCAATGTCCCGATACGCCCAAGGGGGCAAAAGTGGACGACCGGGGCTGCTGGACCGTTCCCGGCGTTACCTTCGAATACGATAAGTCGGTAATCCGGCCTCAATTCTTCCCCGAACTGGATGATATGGCGAACGTATTGAAGGAGAATCCGGGAATAAAGATTTATGTAGACGGTCACACCTGCGATATCGCCACCGAAGAATACAATCAGAAACTATCCGAACGCCGAGCCGATGCCGTACGCAGCTACTTTATCGAAAAGGGCGTTGAAGCTTCCCGCATGACGGCGCGCGGATTCGGCGAGACTAAGCCGATCAAGCCGAATACGTCGGACGAGAACCGGGCGTTAAACCGCCGCGTGGAATTGACGATTATGAAATAG
- a CDS encoding alpha-N-arabinofuranosidase, producing MCFIFTANGEELAGNRLVIHADKGGAEIDRNIYGHFSEHLGNCIYDGFWVGEDSPIPNTRGIRNDLVEAMKKIHTPVLRWPGGCFADEYHWKDGIGPRDQRRPMVNTHWGMVTEGNQFGTHEFMDLCEQIDCEPYICGNVGSGSVQEMQEWVEYMTFDGKSPMADLRRQNGRQEPWKVKYWGVGNESWGCGGNMTPDYYADLYKRFQTYLRNFSGNRLYKIACGANGGWADWTEVLMKQAGRNMNGLSLHYYCGSGKRSRSATKFDEEDWFDQIDRALKMDEILVLHGSIMDKYDPRKRVGLIVDEWGAWHEVEPGTNPGFLRQQNSLRDALVAGLTLNIFHQHCDRVKMTNIAQTINVLQSMALTDGEKMLLTPTYHVFDLYQVHQDAISLPTDLQCGDYEFGGKKIPSLNVSASRDQAGKIHISLCNFDPKNAAELNCELKGIQAKSVSGRLLTADEITAHNTFDKPENVKPVTFNGAKIDGGNLTANLPPKSVVVLEIE from the coding sequence ATGTGTTTCATCTTCACTGCAAATGGAGAAGAATTGGCGGGAAATCGCCTGGTCATACACGCCGATAAGGGCGGAGCCGAGATCGACCGGAATATCTATGGGCACTTTTCCGAGCACCTGGGAAACTGCATTTACGACGGCTTCTGGGTGGGCGAGGATAGTCCGATCCCCAACACCCGCGGCATTCGCAACGATCTTGTGGAGGCGATGAAGAAGATTCATACGCCGGTGCTGCGCTGGCCGGGGGGATGCTTCGCCGACGAGTATCACTGGAAAGATGGAATCGGGCCTCGCGATCAGCGGCGTCCGATGGTCAATACTCATTGGGGCATGGTGACGGAAGGAAACCAATTCGGAACGCACGAATTCATGGACCTGTGCGAGCAGATCGATTGCGAGCCGTACATCTGCGGCAACGTGGGCAGCGGTTCCGTGCAGGAAATGCAGGAATGGGTCGAATACATGACGTTCGACGGCAAAAGCCCAATGGCGGATTTACGGCGCCAGAACGGGCGGCAAGAGCCGTGGAAAGTGAAATACTGGGGCGTCGGCAACGAAAGCTGGGGCTGCGGCGGCAATATGACGCCGGATTATTACGCCGATCTCTACAAGCGTTTTCAGACTTATTTGCGCAATTTTTCCGGCAATCGGCTATATAAAATCGCCTGTGGCGCCAACGGTGGATGGGCGGACTGGACGGAAGTTCTTATGAAGCAAGCGGGTAGAAACATGAACGGCCTCAGCTTGCATTATTACTGCGGTTCGGGCAAGAGAAGCCGCTCGGCGACGAAATTCGACGAAGAGGATTGGTTCGATCAAATCGATCGCGCTTTGAAAATGGATGAGATTTTGGTGTTGCATGGATCGATCATGGATAAATACGATCCGCGAAAGAGAGTGGGGCTGATCGTGGACGAGTGGGGCGCATGGCATGAGGTCGAACCGGGAACCAATCCCGGCTTCTTGCGCCAGCAAAATTCGCTGCGCGACGCGCTGGTGGCGGGCCTCACGTTGAACATCTTCCATCAGCATTGCGACCGCGTGAAGATGACGAACATCGCACAGACCATTAACGTGCTGCAATCGATGGCGTTGACCGATGGGGAAAAAATGCTGCTGACGCCGACGTATCACGTCTTCGATCTCTACCAGGTTCATCAAGACGCCATTTCTCTACCCACGGATTTGCAATGCGGAGATTACGAATTCGGCGGTAAGAAGATTCCCTCATTGAACGTCTCCGCCTCGCGGGATCAAGCCGGTAAAATTCACATTTCTTTGTGCAATTTCGATCCCAAAAATGCGGCGGAATTGAACTGTGAGTTGAAAGGCATTCAAGCGAAAAGCGTCTCCGGACGGCTGCTGACCGCCGACGAGATTACAGCGCATAACACCTTCGACAAACCGGAAAACGTTAAACCGGTTACCTTCAATGGAGCCAAGATCGACGGCGGGAATTTAACGGCGAACTTGCCGCCAAAATCTGTCGTGGTTTTGGAAATCGAATAA
- a CDS encoding PfkB family carbohydrate kinase has protein sequence MSFFDKIKKISELAEIIENLHKDRKKAILCHGVFDLLHIGHIRYLHKAKKLGDVLITTVTPDRFVNKGPHRPVFPEGLRAESLAALDFTDYVAINEWPTAEETIAALKPDVYAKGAEYRDKRTPEIMREEIAIAAVNGEIAYIEDITSSSSFLINKHFSPFPESVEQYLHSLSETYSVQDILKYLHSAKELKPLVIGETIIDQYFYCNALNISAHAPILPMKYISDEEFVGGAAAIANHLAGFCGEVGLLSMLGSEEPREDWIRQRLNKNIHPTFLRKSNSPTIVKRRYREPYFELPVFEVYTMNDEPLNERDSQTLCSRLEEMLSRYNLIIVADYGHGMIDRPAAQALSSRSNFLALLTQANAGNMGYHTISKYAKADFVCLSEEEMRLECRDRYSGCYPLVQQIAKKMQADQIAITQGKRGCTCYRKEEGYLESPALAIRVVDRVGGGDAFFALASVCAYQSAPLDILSFMGNVAGAEAVAVVGNREPIDSLCFTRHIESLMK, from the coding sequence ATGAGTTTCTTCGATAAGATAAAAAAAATAAGCGAGTTGGCGGAGATTATCGAGAATCTGCATAAGGATCGGAAAAAGGCGATCCTGTGCCATGGTGTTTTCGATCTGCTTCATATCGGGCATATCCGGTACTTGCACAAGGCGAAAAAGTTGGGCGATGTTCTCATCACGACCGTTACGCCTGACCGCTTTGTGAACAAAGGGCCGCATCGTCCGGTATTTCCAGAAGGTTTGCGCGCGGAATCGCTGGCGGCGCTTGATTTTACGGATTATGTAGCGATCAACGAATGGCCGACGGCGGAAGAGACTATCGCGGCGTTGAAGCCGGACGTCTACGCCAAAGGCGCCGAATACCGCGACAAACGCACGCCGGAGATCATGCGGGAAGAGATCGCCATCGCCGCCGTCAACGGCGAAATCGCTTATATCGAGGATATTACATCCAGTTCGTCTTTCCTCATCAACAAACATTTCTCGCCGTTTCCGGAGTCCGTGGAACAATATCTGCATTCTTTGAGCGAGACCTATTCCGTGCAGGATATTTTGAAATACCTCCATTCGGCCAAGGAATTGAAGCCGTTGGTGATCGGCGAAACCATCATCGACCAATATTTTTATTGCAATGCGCTCAATATCTCCGCCCACGCTCCCATTTTGCCGATGAAGTACATATCCGACGAGGAGTTCGTCGGCGGCGCGGCGGCCATAGCCAACCATCTGGCGGGCTTTTGCGGCGAGGTGGGATTGTTGTCGATGCTGGGAAGCGAAGAGCCGCGCGAGGATTGGATTCGCCAACGGTTGAACAAAAACATCCATCCAACATTTTTACGAAAATCCAATTCGCCGACGATCGTCAAGCGCAGATATCGCGAACCATATTTCGAACTTCCTGTTTTCGAAGTGTATACGATGAACGACGAACCGCTCAACGAGCGGGACAGCCAAACGTTATGCTCTCGCCTGGAGGAAATGCTCAGCCGCTACAATTTGATTATCGTCGCCGATTATGGACATGGGATGATCGACCGGCCGGCGGCGCAAGCGCTGAGCAGCCGTTCGAATTTTCTCGCTTTGCTAACCCAGGCCAATGCGGGAAATATGGGCTACCATACGATTTCGAAATACGCGAAGGCCGATTTCGTTTGTTTGTCGGAAGAGGAGATGCGCTTGGAATGCCGCGACCGTTATAGCGGCTGTTATCCCCTTGTTCAACAAATCGCCAAGAAAATGCAAGCGGATCAAATCGCGATCACGCAAGGCAAGCGGGGATGCACCTGCTACCGCAAAGAAGAGGGGTATTTGGAGTCGCCCGCCTTGGCCATCCGCGTCGTGGACCGTGTTGGCGGCGGCGATGCTTTCTTCGCTCTTGCTTCGGTTTGCGCTTACCAGTCGGCGCCGTTGGATATATTGTCGTTTATGGGCAATGTGGCTGGCGCCGAAGCCGTAGCCGTGGTGGGCAACCGCGAACCCATTGATTCCCTATGCTTCACGCGCCATATTGAATCGTTGATGAAATAA
- a CDS encoding transcriptional regulator produces MKSKESHSGDFQSLPEIDRLVHEPARLAIMAVLYAVDCADFLFVMRQTSLTRGNLSSHMSKLEEAGYLEIKKEFVDKIPRTLLRITPKGRQALKAYRENMNEVLRQLPE; encoded by the coding sequence ATGAAATCTAAGGAATCCCATTCCGGCGATTTTCAATCTCTTCCCGAAATCGATCGTTTGGTGCATGAACCGGCGCGGCTTGCGATCATGGCGGTTTTATACGCCGTGGATTGCGCGGATTTCTTGTTCGTTATGCGTCAAACCAGCCTAACACGGGGAAATTTGTCTTCGCACATGAGCAAGCTGGAAGAAGCGGGATATCTCGAAATCAAGAAAGAATTCGTAGACAAAATTCCCCGAACGCTCCTTAGGATAACCCCCAAAGGACGCCAGGCGCTTAAAGCGTACCGGGAAAATATGAATGAAGTATTGCGCCAGTTGCCGGAATAG
- a CDS encoding dihydroxy-acid dehydratase, producing MRRKNSSKKMRILIGSNPYAKEVQGKANEPICVARLLERAGDYLKNPDGATLEEIYDRLEENAPRVAVITGSPDQPAHIMDEAAMLKAVASLWNRGAVPFAFGVPVMCDGTAQSTQGMCYSLASRNLVSAIVVNQMESHSYHGAFVLQGCDKTPFAIVNALASLDVTRRARGEAPVFGVFAPAHVLRGGVFPDDLRSDLLQIAARADENGAPDIGGDIRETLRYLLQCTTNQAFQGILKRAEQKGIISIKRHKELEKRLAVHTCHRLGGICAFNGTGNSSRHLVCALGLAHPALDFLTEPPTFGQVDEAVVDMLSVCNDSAFGVSNIVIQNIENAVRVHSAMGGSTNLTMHLVASMIYAGRRFTLADYDRIRRQFPIPDLFDFSLTLGRDIFALARQSEEGRIRGVDTMLYELRRNGVPIAENAPTMTGTTWKQRLKNKQRLAAANVKDNPIILSHPRRAVSGIDILQGNFFDSAIVKISGMPDVQLDEFDNKIAVVLYCENEEEATSRLLDVDLLNRFQAMAKLNRQTLLCIHRHNTSENDPSLEKIKGTQRLFRRLIEDSALRIALIIAGVGPEGYGMPEMFTPMHHINCNQSLKKMVTIISDGRYSGVSYGAAVGHVTPEAYRRGGILYLATGDLLLLSLRKWRIDLLDLEALRNGEIRPYREKLEVERKALGEKRWKRMNRRLETIDPSNQMRDIADASQGVVPLHVWKRAVNSSF from the coding sequence ATGCGCCGAAAAAATTCTTCGAAAAAGATGCGGATACTGATAGGTTCCAATCCCTACGCCAAGGAAGTGCAGGGGAAAGCCAACGAACCGATTTGCGTCGCCCGGCTGCTGGAACGGGCGGGGGATTATCTGAAAAATCCCGATGGCGCGACGTTGGAGGAAATATATGACCGGCTGGAAGAAAACGCGCCTCGCGTAGCCGTGATTACGGGTTCGCCCGATCAACCCGCGCATATTATGGATGAAGCGGCGATGTTGAAAGCGGTTGCCAGCCTTTGGAATCGCGGCGCCGTTCCCTTCGCCTTCGGCGTTCCCGTCATGTGCGATGGAACGGCGCAGAGCACGCAGGGGATGTGCTACTCCCTCGCCTCGCGCAACCTGGTCAGCGCCATAGTCGTCAACCAGATGGAAAGCCACTCCTACCACGGCGCTTTCGTCCTTCAAGGCTGCGACAAAACCCCCTTCGCCATTGTCAACGCCCTCGCTTCGCTGGACGTTACACGGCGGGCGAGGGGAGAAGCGCCCGTCTTCGGCGTCTTCGCTCCCGCTCATGTCTTGCGCGGCGGCGTTTTTCCTGACGATTTGCGAAGCGATCTGTTGCAAATCGCCGCTCGCGCCGATGAGAACGGCGCGCCGGATATCGGCGGCGATATACGCGAAACGCTGCGTTATCTATTGCAATGCACCACGAACCAGGCTTTTCAAGGCATTCTGAAGCGGGCGGAGCAAAAAGGGATCATTTCGATCAAACGGCATAAAGAATTGGAAAAACGCTTAGCCGTCCATACTTGCCACCGGCTGGGCGGCATTTGCGCTTTCAACGGAACCGGCAACAGCAGCCGCCATCTGGTTTGCGCTTTGGGATTGGCCCATCCAGCGTTGGATTTTTTAACCGAGCCGCCAACGTTCGGGCAAGTGGATGAAGCCGTGGTGGATATGCTTTCCGTATGCAACGATTCCGCTTTCGGCGTCTCAAATATCGTCATTCAAAATATCGAAAACGCTGTGCGCGTCCATAGCGCGATGGGGGGATCGACCAATTTGACGATGCATTTGGTTGCTTCCATGATTTACGCTGGACGCCGCTTCACATTGGCGGATTACGACCGCATCCGCCGCCAATTTCCTATTCCCGATCTCTTCGATTTTAGCTTGACGCTGGGGCGCGATATCTTCGCGCTGGCGCGGCAAAGCGAAGAGGGACGCATTCGCGGGGTGGATACGATGCTGTACGAACTGCGCCGCAACGGCGTTCCCATCGCCGAGAACGCGCCGACAATGACTGGTACGACCTGGAAGCAGCGGTTGAAAAACAAACAGCGTCTCGCCGCTGCGAACGTGAAGGACAATCCCATCATCCTTTCCCACCCTCGGCGGGCCGTCAGTGGAATCGATATCCTGCAAGGCAATTTTTTCGATTCCGCCATTGTGAAAATCAGCGGGATGCCCGATGTGCAGTTAGACGAATTCGACAATAAAATCGCCGTGGTTCTCTATTGCGAAAACGAGGAGGAGGCGACGTCGCGCTTGCTCGATGTTGATCTGCTGAATCGTTTTCAAGCGATGGCAAAACTAAATCGCCAGACGCTTCTTTGCATCCACCGGCATAATACCAGCGAGAACGATCCCTCCTTAGAGAAGATCAAGGGGACGCAGCGCCTTTTCCGGCGCTTGATCGAAGATTCGGCGCTGCGCATTGCGCTTATTATCGCTGGCGTTGGGCCGGAAGGGTATGGAATGCCGGAAATGTTTACGCCCATGCACCATATCAATTGCAATCAGTCGTTGAAGAAAATGGTTACGATCATCAGCGATGGGCGTTATTCCGGCGTAAGTTACGGCGCCGCCGTCGGTCACGTTACGCCGGAAGCCTACCGGCGCGGGGGCATTCTTTACCTTGCGACCGGCGATTTGCTGTTGCTGAGTCTACGGAAATGGCGCATCGATCTACTTGACCTAGAAGCGCTTCGTAACGGCGAGATTCGCCCTTATCGTGAAAAGTTGGAAGTCGAACGGAAAGCCTTGGGGGAAAAGCGATGGAAGCGCATGAATCGCCGCCTGGAAACTATCGATCCCAGCAACCAGATGAGAGATATCGCGGACGCATCGCAAGGCGTGGTTCCATTGCATGTATGGAAAAGAGCGGTCAACTCTTCATTTTAA
- a CDS encoding transketolase: MTPAPIKEMEKIARRIRGRVVELSHLTKTQHLGSSLSCVDILTACYWSVLRIDHQAPGDPCRDRFILSKGHAAPALYVALAYKSFFPEELLTTFAQDGSHFAEHPCPKGIPGVEAATGSLGHGLSLGIGMALAGRILRHTYRVFALLSDGECNEGSVWEAAMMAPAHGLDNIAVIVDYNRWQATGRSEEVLALKPLREKWAAFGWDAHEIDGHDLSALCALLHTVPDGSGKPRAIIAKTVKGKGVSFMEDDNNWHYRVPTEEEVFAAKRELGLVES; encoded by the coding sequence ATGACCCCTGCGCCCATTAAAGAGATGGAGAAGATCGCCCGGCGTATTCGCGGGCGGGTGGTGGAACTTTCCCACCTGACCAAAACGCAGCATCTCGGCTCTTCGCTCTCCTGCGTGGATATCTTGACAGCCTGTTATTGGAGCGTTCTGCGCATCGATCACCAGGCGCCCGGCGATCCTTGCCGGGATCGTTTTATATTAAGCAAGGGACACGCCGCCCCGGCGTTGTACGTTGCGCTGGCATACAAATCTTTCTTTCCCGAAGAGTTACTAACCACCTTCGCCCAGGACGGCAGCCATTTCGCCGAGCATCCATGTCCCAAGGGCATCCCCGGCGTCGAAGCGGCGACGGGATCGCTGGGACATGGCTTATCGTTGGGCATCGGCATGGCGCTGGCGGGCCGTATTTTGAGGCATACGTACCGCGTGTTTGCGCTGCTTAGCGACGGCGAATGCAACGAAGGCTCCGTCTGGGAAGCGGCGATGATGGCCCCTGCGCACGGCTTGGACAACATCGCCGTCATCGTGGATTACAACCGATGGCAGGCGACGGGACGCAGCGAAGAAGTGCTGGCGCTGAAGCCGTTGCGGGAAAAATGGGCGGCTTTCGGATGGGACGCTCATGAAATCGACGGCCACGATCTATCGGCTTTATGCGCGCTGCTCCATACCGTTCCCGACGGTTCCGGCAAGCCAAGAGCGATTATTGCCAAGACGGTCAAAGGCAAAGGCGTCTCTTTCATGGAGGACGACAATAACTGGCATTACCGCGTTCCTACGGAAGAAGAGGTGTTCGCGGCGAAGCGGGAGTTGGGATTGGTGGAATCATGA
- a CDS encoding DUF362 domain-containing protein translates to MKDRIQESHLCSRRSFLRLGLGLAAAGPAALAYAQTQETAPSAAISPAHLANAKVAIARCRTYGKEVEESIKKCFDLLGGVGSLVKGKTVAVKVNFTGSPYQTLFSKPPGETYLTHGATACALASILMAEGAKRVRFIECAYYKKTLEEAMEMVGWDVKSLMQINGVEAENTRNLGQGKKYCELKVPGEGYLFNSFQLNHSYEDADIFVSLNKLKNHETAGVTLSMKNMFGITPCSLYGDDAGSEDATQARGAMHGTSGWGKKNIVLPGAKKVLDAVAGVVVPRIVVDICAARPIHLAVIDGITSMKGGEGFWNAKIKPTAPGIVMAGLNPVSTDAVGTAVMGYANPRAERGTAPFEKCDNHLLLAERVGLGTADLSKIDVRGLSIEEARYPYNA, encoded by the coding sequence ATGAAGGATAGAATACAAGAGTCTCATCTTTGCAGCCGCCGTTCTTTTTTACGGTTAGGATTGGGATTGGCCGCCGCCGGTCCGGCGGCGCTGGCTTATGCGCAAACCCAAGAGACGGCGCCCTCCGCCGCCATTTCCCCCGCTCATCTAGCCAATGCCAAAGTCGCTATCGCCCGCTGCCGAACATACGGCAAAGAAGTGGAAGAATCGATCAAGAAATGCTTCGACCTTCTTGGCGGCGTCGGTTCTCTCGTCAAAGGCAAAACCGTAGCAGTGAAGGTGAACTTTACTGGCAGCCCCTATCAGACCCTGTTCAGCAAACCTCCGGGAGAGACTTACTTGACTCACGGCGCCACGGCTTGCGCCCTCGCTTCCATATTAATGGCGGAAGGAGCGAAAAGGGTTCGCTTTATCGAATGCGCCTATTATAAAAAAACTTTGGAAGAAGCCATGGAAATGGTCGGTTGGGACGTAAAATCGCTTATGCAAATCAATGGCGTGGAGGCGGAAAACACCCGCAATCTTGGTCAGGGCAAAAAATATTGCGAATTAAAAGTCCCCGGTGAAGGTTATCTCTTCAATTCCTTCCAACTGAATCACTCGTATGAAGACGCGGATATCTTCGTCTCGCTAAACAAACTAAAAAATCATGAAACCGCTGGCGTTACTCTCTCGATGAAAAATATGTTCGGAATCACTCCCTGCTCGCTTTACGGCGACGACGCCGGTTCCGAGGACGCTACCCAAGCGCGCGGCGCTATGCACGGAACCAGCGGCTGGGGCAAAAAGAATATCGTCTTGCCCGGCGCAAAAAAAGTATTAGACGCCGTTGCGGGCGTCGTCGTTCCCCGTATCGTCGTGGATATCTGCGCCGCCCGGCCGATTCACCTAGCCGTCATTGACGGCATCACATCCATGAAAGGCGGCGAGGGATTTTGGAACGCCAAGATTAAACCCACCGCCCCCGGCATCGTTATGGCGGGTCTGAATCCCGTCTCTACCGACGCTGTAGGAACGGCCGTGATGGGTTATGCGAATCCCAGAGCCGAACGTGGAACGGCGCCGTTCGAGAAATGCGACAATCATCTCCTGCTCGCCGAACGTGTGGGCTTGGGAACGGCGGACCTCTCGAAAATCGACGTGCGCGGATTATCGATCGAAGAAGCCCGTTATCCCTATAACGCATAA
- a CDS encoding response regulator — protein MSGIPRAFVASTSPLISRFIVKSCLKNGVDPIEMRNECDLLKELWQAKPDLIFIQATIIEQADVNVVARVKVDEHMGRALFVVTASRDDGADFAYKIGADAFLPVPHTEAQIEAILRHVLPWPKKILLVHSLEDPPVSLRQKLMSAGYSLVAADSGEEGVKTAAAESPDLVLCNFQLPDMSGLRLCERIKESILLNHIPVMVLSREWNLETKENCFESGVHQVLRYPFESGENLRIIASVVDAPRKSKKFKALVVDDSPLVREVVAKMFRQIGFFVITAEDGREGLQAAIAESPDIITSDCEMPVMDGYQFCMRLNQDPRTKNIPVIMITARKSKEDKERGRNVGVAVYMTKPFEVEELERRVTQVLVS, from the coding sequence ATGAGCGGAATACCACGAGCCTTTGTTGCCAGCACAAGTCCGTTGATCTCGCGATTCATTGTCAAGTCGTGCTTGAAAAACGGCGTCGATCCCATCGAAATGCGCAACGAATGCGATTTGTTGAAAGAACTGTGGCAGGCCAAACCCGATCTCATCTTCATCCAGGCTACGATCATCGAACAAGCCGACGTCAACGTCGTCGCCCGCGTGAAAGTGGACGAACACATGGGACGCGCTCTTTTCGTGGTAACGGCTTCCCGCGACGACGGCGCGGATTTCGCTTATAAAATCGGCGCCGACGCTTTTCTACCCGTGCCTCATACTGAAGCCCAAATCGAAGCCATCTTGCGGCATGTCCTTCCTTGGCCCAAAAAAATCCTACTTGTCCATTCGCTGGAAGATCCGCCGGTCTCTCTTCGGCAAAAGCTCATGTCGGCGGGGTACAGCTTAGTAGCCGCCGATTCCGGCGAAGAAGGCGTAAAAACCGCCGCCGCCGAATCGCCGGATTTGGTCCTGTGCAATTTTCAACTGCCGGACATGAGCGGACTTCGATTGTGCGAACGCATCAAAGAATCCATACTGCTCAATCATATCCCCGTTATGGTTCTTAGCCGCGAATGGAACCTGGAGACGAAGGAAAACTGCTTCGAATCCGGCGTGCATCAGGTTCTGCGCTATCCCTTCGAATCGGGCGAAAATTTACGCATCATCGCCTCCGTCGTCGACGCGCCCCGCAAGAGCAAAAAATTCAAAGCCCTCGTCGTCGACGACAGCCCGCTGGTTCGCGAAGTCGTCGCCAAGATGTTCCGCCAAATCGGCTTTTTCGTCATCACGGCGGAAGACGGCCGCGAAGGACTGCAAGCCGCCATCGCAGAAAGCCCCGATATCATCACCTCCGACTGCGAAATGCCGGTGATGGACGGCTATCAATTTTGCATGAGGCTCAACCAGGATCCGCGCACGAAAAATATCCCCGTCATCATGATCACAGCCCGCAAATCGAAAGAAGATAAGGAAAGAGGCCGCAACGTGGGCGTCGCCGTCTATATGACTAAACCTTTCGAAGTGGAAGAACTCGAACGCCGGGTGACTCAAGTGCTGGTTTCGTGA